A region of Dermochelys coriacea isolate rDerCor1 chromosome 1, rDerCor1.pri.v4, whole genome shotgun sequence DNA encodes the following proteins:
- the DMC1 gene encoding meiotic recombination protein DMC1/LIM15 homolog isoform X4 produces MKAMEDQVVQEEVGYQDDEESLFQDIDLLQKHGINVADIKKLKSVGICTVKGIQMTTRRALCNVKGLSEAKVDKIKEAANKLIEPGFLTAFEYSEKRKMVFHITTGSQEFDKLLGGGIESMAITEAFGEFRTGKTQLAHTLCVTAQLPGADRYTGGKIIFIDTENTFRPDRLRDIADRFNVDHDAVLDNVLYARAYTSEHQMELLDYVAAKFHEEAGIFKLLIIDSIMALFRVDFSGRGELAERQQKLAQMLSRLQKISEEYNVAVFVTNQMTADPGATMTPEMPENEATFAITAGGIGDAKE; encoded by the exons ATGAAAGCCATGGAGGATCAAGTAGTGCAAGAAGAAGTAGGGTACCAGGATGATGAG GAATCCTTGTTTCAGGATATTGACCTGTTGCAGAAACATGGAATT AATGTGGCTGATATTAAAAAGCTGAAGTCCGTGGGAATCTGTACCGTCAAAGGGATCCAGATGACAACGAGACGAGCATTGTGCAACGTGAAAGGGCTTTCAGAGGCCAAAGTGGACAAGATCAAAGAAGCAGCCAACAAACTAATT GAACCAGGATTCTTGACTGCCTTTGAGTACAGCGAGAAACGGAAGATGGTGTTCCATATCACCACTGGAAGCCAGGAATTTGA tAAACTATTGGGTGGTGGGATTGAAAGCATGGCAATCACAGAGGCCTTTGGAG AATTCCGAACAGGCAAAACCCAGCTTGCCCACACCCTTTGTG TGACAGCTCAGCTTCCAGGAGCAGATCGCTACACAGGAGGAAAAATTATCTTCATTGATACTGAAAACACTTT CCGTCCAGATCGTCTTCGTGACATCGCTGATCGCTTCAACGTAGACCATGATGCAGTGCTTGACAATGTGCTGTATGCACGTGCATATACCA GTGAACATCAGATGGAGTTGCTTGACTATGTAGCAGCCAAGTTCCATGAAGAAGCTGGCATCTTCAAGCTATTG ATCATTGACTCCATAATGGCGCTCTTCCGTGTAGATTTCAGTGGCCGTGGAGAGCTGGCTGAACGGCAACAGAAACTTGCTCAGATGCTATCAAGGCTTCAGAAAATCTCAGAAG AATATAATGTGGCTGTGTTTGTGACCAATCAGATGACTGCTGATCCAGGAGCAACTATGAC CCCTGAGATGCCTGAAAATGAAgctacatttgcaataactgctgGAGGGATTGGGGATGCCAAAGAGTAG
- the DMC1 gene encoding meiotic recombination protein DMC1/LIM15 homolog isoform X2 — translation MKAMEDQVVQEEVGYQDDEESLFQDIDLLQKHGINVADIKKLKSVGICTVKGIQMTTRRALCNVKGLSEAKVDKIKEAANKLIEPGFLTAFEYSEKRKMVFHITTGSQEFDKLLGGGIESMAITEAFGEFRTGKTQLAHTLCVTAQLPGADRYTGGKIIFIDTENTFRPDRLRDIADRFNVDHDAVLDNVLYARAYTSEHQMELLDYVAAKFHEEAGIFKLLIIDSIMALFRVDFSGRGELAERQQKLAQMLSRLQKISEEYNVAVFVTNQMTADPGATMTFQADPKKPIGGHILAHASTTRISLRKGRGELRIAKIYDSPEMPENEATFAITAGGIGDAKE, via the exons ATGAAAGCCATGGAGGATCAAGTAGTGCAAGAAGAAGTAGGGTACCAGGATGATGAG GAATCCTTGTTTCAGGATATTGACCTGTTGCAGAAACATGGAATT AATGTGGCTGATATTAAAAAGCTGAAGTCCGTGGGAATCTGTACCGTCAAAGGGATCCAGATGACAACGAGACGAGCATTGTGCAACGTGAAAGGGCTTTCAGAGGCCAAAGTGGACAAGATCAAAGAAGCAGCCAACAAACTAATT GAACCAGGATTCTTGACTGCCTTTGAGTACAGCGAGAAACGGAAGATGGTGTTCCATATCACCACTGGAAGCCAGGAATTTGA tAAACTATTGGGTGGTGGGATTGAAAGCATGGCAATCACAGAGGCCTTTGGAG AATTCCGAACAGGCAAAACCCAGCTTGCCCACACCCTTTGTG TGACAGCTCAGCTTCCAGGAGCAGATCGCTACACAGGAGGAAAAATTATCTTCATTGATACTGAAAACACTTT CCGTCCAGATCGTCTTCGTGACATCGCTGATCGCTTCAACGTAGACCATGATGCAGTGCTTGACAATGTGCTGTATGCACGTGCATATACCA GTGAACATCAGATGGAGTTGCTTGACTATGTAGCAGCCAAGTTCCATGAAGAAGCTGGCATCTTCAAGCTATTG ATCATTGACTCCATAATGGCGCTCTTCCGTGTAGATTTCAGTGGCCGTGGAGAGCTGGCTGAACGGCAACAGAAACTTGCTCAGATGCTATCAAGGCTTCAGAAAATCTCAGAAG AATATAATGTGGCTGTGTTTGTGACCAATCAGATGACTGCTGATCCAGGAGCAACTATGAC TTTTCAGGCAGACCCTAAGAAGCCCATTGGCGGGCACATCCTTGCTCATGCTTCAACCACAAGGATTAGTTTGCggaagggaaggggggagttGCGTATTGCCAAGATATATGACAG CCCTGAGATGCCTGAAAATGAAgctacatttgcaataactgctgGAGGGATTGGGGATGCCAAAGAGTAG
- the DMC1 gene encoding meiotic recombination protein DMC1/LIM15 homolog isoform X7 — MKAMEDQVVQEEVGYQDDEESLFQDIDLLQKHGINVADIKKLKSVGICTVKGIQMTTRRALCNVKGLSEAKVDKIKEAANKLIEPGFLTAFEYSEKRKMVFHITTGSQEFDKLLGGGIESMAITEAFGEFRTGKTQLAHTLCGEHQMELLDYVAAKFHEEAGIFKLLIIDSIMALFRVDFSGRGELAERQQKLAQMLSRLQKISEEYNVAVFVTNQMTADPGATMTFQADPKKPIGGHILAHASTTRISLRKGRGELRIAKIYDSPEMPENEATFAITAGGIGDAKE; from the exons ATGAAAGCCATGGAGGATCAAGTAGTGCAAGAAGAAGTAGGGTACCAGGATGATGAG GAATCCTTGTTTCAGGATATTGACCTGTTGCAGAAACATGGAATT AATGTGGCTGATATTAAAAAGCTGAAGTCCGTGGGAATCTGTACCGTCAAAGGGATCCAGATGACAACGAGACGAGCATTGTGCAACGTGAAAGGGCTTTCAGAGGCCAAAGTGGACAAGATCAAAGAAGCAGCCAACAAACTAATT GAACCAGGATTCTTGACTGCCTTTGAGTACAGCGAGAAACGGAAGATGGTGTTCCATATCACCACTGGAAGCCAGGAATTTGA tAAACTATTGGGTGGTGGGATTGAAAGCATGGCAATCACAGAGGCCTTTGGAG AATTCCGAACAGGCAAAACCCAGCTTGCCCACACCCTTTGTG GTGAACATCAGATGGAGTTGCTTGACTATGTAGCAGCCAAGTTCCATGAAGAAGCTGGCATCTTCAAGCTATTG ATCATTGACTCCATAATGGCGCTCTTCCGTGTAGATTTCAGTGGCCGTGGAGAGCTGGCTGAACGGCAACAGAAACTTGCTCAGATGCTATCAAGGCTTCAGAAAATCTCAGAAG AATATAATGTGGCTGTGTTTGTGACCAATCAGATGACTGCTGATCCAGGAGCAACTATGAC TTTTCAGGCAGACCCTAAGAAGCCCATTGGCGGGCACATCCTTGCTCATGCTTCAACCACAAGGATTAGTTTGCggaagggaaggggggagttGCGTATTGCCAAGATATATGACAG CCCTGAGATGCCTGAAAATGAAgctacatttgcaataactgctgGAGGGATTGGGGATGCCAAAGAGTAG
- the DMC1 gene encoding meiotic recombination protein DMC1/LIM15 homolog isoform X1 gives MKAMEDQVVQEEVGYQDDEESLFQDIDLLQKHGINVADIKKLKSVGICTVKGIQMTTRRALCNVKGLSEAKVDKIKEAANKLIEPGFLTAFEYSEKRKMVFHITTGSQEFDKLLGGGIESMAITEAFGEFRTGKTQLAHTLCVTAQLPGADRYTGGKIIFIDTENTFRPDRLRDIADRFNVDHDAVLDNVLYARAYTSEHQMELLDYVAAKFHEEAGIFKLLIIDSIMALFRVDFSGRGELAERQQKLAQMLSRLQKISEEYNVAVFVTNQMTADPGATMTFQADPKKPIGGHILAHASTTRISLRKGRGELRIAKIYDRSRAPAELCTILMNIANTEQHNTPVFADSPEIPQQLGT, from the exons ATGAAAGCCATGGAGGATCAAGTAGTGCAAGAAGAAGTAGGGTACCAGGATGATGAG GAATCCTTGTTTCAGGATATTGACCTGTTGCAGAAACATGGAATT AATGTGGCTGATATTAAAAAGCTGAAGTCCGTGGGAATCTGTACCGTCAAAGGGATCCAGATGACAACGAGACGAGCATTGTGCAACGTGAAAGGGCTTTCAGAGGCCAAAGTGGACAAGATCAAAGAAGCAGCCAACAAACTAATT GAACCAGGATTCTTGACTGCCTTTGAGTACAGCGAGAAACGGAAGATGGTGTTCCATATCACCACTGGAAGCCAGGAATTTGA tAAACTATTGGGTGGTGGGATTGAAAGCATGGCAATCACAGAGGCCTTTGGAG AATTCCGAACAGGCAAAACCCAGCTTGCCCACACCCTTTGTG TGACAGCTCAGCTTCCAGGAGCAGATCGCTACACAGGAGGAAAAATTATCTTCATTGATACTGAAAACACTTT CCGTCCAGATCGTCTTCGTGACATCGCTGATCGCTTCAACGTAGACCATGATGCAGTGCTTGACAATGTGCTGTATGCACGTGCATATACCA GTGAACATCAGATGGAGTTGCTTGACTATGTAGCAGCCAAGTTCCATGAAGAAGCTGGCATCTTCAAGCTATTG ATCATTGACTCCATAATGGCGCTCTTCCGTGTAGATTTCAGTGGCCGTGGAGAGCTGGCTGAACGGCAACAGAAACTTGCTCAGATGCTATCAAGGCTTCAGAAAATCTCAGAAG AATATAATGTGGCTGTGTTTGTGACCAATCAGATGACTGCTGATCCAGGAGCAACTATGAC TTTTCAGGCAGACCCTAAGAAGCCCATTGGCGGGCACATCCTTGCTCATGCTTCAACCACAAGGATTAGTTTGCggaagggaaggggggagttGCGTATTGCCAAGATATATGACAG aagcagagcacctgcagagctctgcactatTCTCATGAACATTGCAAATACAGAACAGCACAATACTCCTGTATTTGCAGACTCTCCAGAAATACCGCAACAACTGGGGACATGA
- the DMC1 gene encoding meiotic recombination protein DMC1/LIM15 homolog isoform X3, translating to MKAMEDQVVQEEVGYQDDEESLFQDIDLLQKHGINVADIKKLKSVGICTVKGIQMTTRRALCNVKGLSEAKVDKIKEAANKLIEPGFLTAFEYSEKRKMVFHITTGSQEFEIPNRQNPACPHPLCRPDRLRDIADRFNVDHDAVLDNVLYARAYTSEHQMELLDYVAAKFHEEAGIFKLLIIDSIMALFRVDFSGRGELAERQQKLAQMLSRLQKISEEYNVAVFVTNQMTADPGATMTFQADPKKPIGGHILAHASTTRISLRKGRGELRIAKIYDRSRAPAELCTILMNIANTEQHNTPVFADSPEIPQQLGT from the exons ATGAAAGCCATGGAGGATCAAGTAGTGCAAGAAGAAGTAGGGTACCAGGATGATGAG GAATCCTTGTTTCAGGATATTGACCTGTTGCAGAAACATGGAATT AATGTGGCTGATATTAAAAAGCTGAAGTCCGTGGGAATCTGTACCGTCAAAGGGATCCAGATGACAACGAGACGAGCATTGTGCAACGTGAAAGGGCTTTCAGAGGCCAAAGTGGACAAGATCAAAGAAGCAGCCAACAAACTAATT GAACCAGGATTCTTGACTGCCTTTGAGTACAGCGAGAAACGGAAGATGGTGTTCCATATCACCACTGGAAGCCAGGAATTTGA AATTCCGAACAGGCAAAACCCAGCTTGCCCACACCCTTTGTG CCGTCCAGATCGTCTTCGTGACATCGCTGATCGCTTCAACGTAGACCATGATGCAGTGCTTGACAATGTGCTGTATGCACGTGCATATACCA GTGAACATCAGATGGAGTTGCTTGACTATGTAGCAGCCAAGTTCCATGAAGAAGCTGGCATCTTCAAGCTATTG ATCATTGACTCCATAATGGCGCTCTTCCGTGTAGATTTCAGTGGCCGTGGAGAGCTGGCTGAACGGCAACAGAAACTTGCTCAGATGCTATCAAGGCTTCAGAAAATCTCAGAAG AATATAATGTGGCTGTGTTTGTGACCAATCAGATGACTGCTGATCCAGGAGCAACTATGAC TTTTCAGGCAGACCCTAAGAAGCCCATTGGCGGGCACATCCTTGCTCATGCTTCAACCACAAGGATTAGTTTGCggaagggaaggggggagttGCGTATTGCCAAGATATATGACAG aagcagagcacctgcagagctctgcactatTCTCATGAACATTGCAAATACAGAACAGCACAATACTCCTGTATTTGCAGACTCTCCAGAAATACCGCAACAACTGGGGACATGA
- the DMC1 gene encoding meiotic recombination protein DMC1/LIM15 homolog isoform X5: MKAMEDQVVQEEVGYQDDEESLFQDIDLLQKHGINVADIKKLKSVGICTVKGIQMTTRRALCNVKGLSEAKVDKIKEAANKLIEPGFLTAFEYSEKRKMVFHITTGSQEFDKLLGGGIESMAITEAFGEFRTGKTQLAHTLCGEHQMELLDYVAAKFHEEAGIFKLLIIDSIMALFRVDFSGRGELAERQQKLAQMLSRLQKISEEYNVAVFVTNQMTADPGATMTFQADPKKPIGGHILAHASTTRISLRKGRGELRIAKIYDRSRAPAELCTILMNIANTEQHNTPVFADSPEIPQQLGT, from the exons ATGAAAGCCATGGAGGATCAAGTAGTGCAAGAAGAAGTAGGGTACCAGGATGATGAG GAATCCTTGTTTCAGGATATTGACCTGTTGCAGAAACATGGAATT AATGTGGCTGATATTAAAAAGCTGAAGTCCGTGGGAATCTGTACCGTCAAAGGGATCCAGATGACAACGAGACGAGCATTGTGCAACGTGAAAGGGCTTTCAGAGGCCAAAGTGGACAAGATCAAAGAAGCAGCCAACAAACTAATT GAACCAGGATTCTTGACTGCCTTTGAGTACAGCGAGAAACGGAAGATGGTGTTCCATATCACCACTGGAAGCCAGGAATTTGA tAAACTATTGGGTGGTGGGATTGAAAGCATGGCAATCACAGAGGCCTTTGGAG AATTCCGAACAGGCAAAACCCAGCTTGCCCACACCCTTTGTG GTGAACATCAGATGGAGTTGCTTGACTATGTAGCAGCCAAGTTCCATGAAGAAGCTGGCATCTTCAAGCTATTG ATCATTGACTCCATAATGGCGCTCTTCCGTGTAGATTTCAGTGGCCGTGGAGAGCTGGCTGAACGGCAACAGAAACTTGCTCAGATGCTATCAAGGCTTCAGAAAATCTCAGAAG AATATAATGTGGCTGTGTTTGTGACCAATCAGATGACTGCTGATCCAGGAGCAACTATGAC TTTTCAGGCAGACCCTAAGAAGCCCATTGGCGGGCACATCCTTGCTCATGCTTCAACCACAAGGATTAGTTTGCggaagggaaggggggagttGCGTATTGCCAAGATATATGACAG aagcagagcacctgcagagctctgcactatTCTCATGAACATTGCAAATACAGAACAGCACAATACTCCTGTATTTGCAGACTCTCCAGAAATACCGCAACAACTGGGGACATGA
- the DMC1 gene encoding meiotic recombination protein DMC1/LIM15 homolog isoform X6, protein MKAMEDQVVQEEVGYQDDEESLFQDIDLLQKHGINVADIKKLKSVGICTVKGIQMTTRRALCNVKGLSEAKVDKIKEAANKLIEPGFLTAFEYSEKRKMVFHITTGSQEFDKLLGGGIESMAITEAFGGEHQMELLDYVAAKFHEEAGIFKLLIIDSIMALFRVDFSGRGELAERQQKLAQMLSRLQKISEEYNVAVFVTNQMTADPGATMTFQADPKKPIGGHILAHASTTRISLRKGRGELRIAKIYDRSRAPAELCTILMNIANTEQHNTPVFADSPEIPQQLGT, encoded by the exons ATGAAAGCCATGGAGGATCAAGTAGTGCAAGAAGAAGTAGGGTACCAGGATGATGAG GAATCCTTGTTTCAGGATATTGACCTGTTGCAGAAACATGGAATT AATGTGGCTGATATTAAAAAGCTGAAGTCCGTGGGAATCTGTACCGTCAAAGGGATCCAGATGACAACGAGACGAGCATTGTGCAACGTGAAAGGGCTTTCAGAGGCCAAAGTGGACAAGATCAAAGAAGCAGCCAACAAACTAATT GAACCAGGATTCTTGACTGCCTTTGAGTACAGCGAGAAACGGAAGATGGTGTTCCATATCACCACTGGAAGCCAGGAATTTGA tAAACTATTGGGTGGTGGGATTGAAAGCATGGCAATCACAGAGGCCTTTGGAG GTGAACATCAGATGGAGTTGCTTGACTATGTAGCAGCCAAGTTCCATGAAGAAGCTGGCATCTTCAAGCTATTG ATCATTGACTCCATAATGGCGCTCTTCCGTGTAGATTTCAGTGGCCGTGGAGAGCTGGCTGAACGGCAACAGAAACTTGCTCAGATGCTATCAAGGCTTCAGAAAATCTCAGAAG AATATAATGTGGCTGTGTTTGTGACCAATCAGATGACTGCTGATCCAGGAGCAACTATGAC TTTTCAGGCAGACCCTAAGAAGCCCATTGGCGGGCACATCCTTGCTCATGCTTCAACCACAAGGATTAGTTTGCggaagggaaggggggagttGCGTATTGCCAAGATATATGACAG aagcagagcacctgcagagctctgcactatTCTCATGAACATTGCAAATACAGAACAGCACAATACTCCTGTATTTGCAGACTCTCCAGAAATACCGCAACAACTGGGGACATGA